In Oxyura jamaicensis isolate SHBP4307 breed ruddy duck chromosome 19 unlocalized genomic scaffold, BPBGC_Ojam_1.0 oxy19_random_OJ106428, whole genome shotgun sequence, a single window of DNA contains:
- the LOC118158123 gene encoding elastin-like isoform X2, producing MARQAAAPLLPGVLLLFSILPASQQGGVPGAIPGGGVPGGGFFPGAGVGGLGAGLGAGGKPLKPGVGGLGGLGPLGLQPGAAGLLPGGAFPGGVFPGAASAAALKAAAKAGAGLGGVGGVGVPGGLGVSAGAVVPPGGVQPGVGAAGKPPKVPGAGIPGAFPGGGVLPGAGVRFPGVGVLPGVPTGTGVKAKGPGAGAFAGIPGLGGFGGQQPGVPLGYPIKAPKLPGGYGLPYSTGKLPYGLGPGGIGAGLGAGKAGYPTGTGVGAQAAAAKAAAKYGAGVLPGAGGIPGVGGVVPGVGVVPGAGVGGPAAAAAAAKAAAKAGAYGAGVLPGVGGVPGLVPGVGGVPGLVPGVGGVPGVAGAGTPAAAAAAAKAAKYGAGVGVPGVGVPGIGGVPGVPGVPGVPGVPGVAGVPGVVPGVGVGGPAAAAAAKAAAKAAAFGAGVPGIGVPGVGVPGVGVPGVGVPGVGVPGVGVPGVGVPGVGVPGLVPGAGPGAAAAAKAAAKAAKYGVGGLAPGVGGLAPGIGGLAPGVGGLAPGVGGLAPGVGGVPGVGGPAAAAKAAAKAAKYGAGVGGVPGAVPGGPGVPGVTPGVGGVPGLVPGVGVPGAGVLPGAGIPQVGVQPGAKPPKFGVPGAGVPGVGGIPGGLGVGGLGVGGLGVGGLGAGGLGAGLLFPGAAGKPPKPGFGVGGLPGAGVPGFGVSPIFPGGVGGQLGFGGKPPQTFGGALGALGFRGGVGCAQGKYCGRKRK from the exons GGGTTCCTGGTGCTATCCCGGGAGGGGGAGTCCCAGGAGGAGGCTTTTTCCCAG GTGCTGGGGTCGGAGGTTTGGGAGCAG GGCTCGGGGCTGGAGGAAAACCTCTCAAACCAG GGGTCGGTGGCCTCGGGGGACTTGGCCCTCTTGGCCTCCAGCCAG GTGCTGCAGGTCTGCTCCCAGGAGGTGCCTTCCCCGGGGGCGTCTTCCCAGGTGCTGCATCCGCGGCCGCTCTTAAGGCTGCTGCGAAAGCTG GTGCTGGTCTTGGTGGCGTGGGTGGAGTTGGTGTTCCTGGAGGCCTCGGGGTCTCCGCAG GTGCTGTGGTGCCCCCAGGAGGGGTACAGCCTGGGGTCGGCGCGGCAGGGAAGCCCCCCAAAGTACCAG GTGCTGGCATTCCTGGAGCCTTCCCAGGCGGTGGCGTGCTCCCTGGCGCAG GTGTCCGCTTCCCTGGCGTAGGGGTGCTGCCCGGCGTTCCCACCGGCACCGGCGTCAAAGCGAAAGGTCCAG gagcaggagcctTCGCAGGAATCCCCG GACTGGGAGGCTTTGGAGGCCAGCAGCCCGGAGTCCCTCTGGGGTATCCCATCAAAGCTCCCAAGCTCCCAG GTGGCTATGGATTGCCCTACAGCACTGGTAAGCTGCCCTATG GTCTCGGACCTGGTGGGATAGGAGCAGGACTTGGTGCTGGAAAGGCTGGGTACCCCACTGGGACGG GAGTTGGAGCACAGGCGGCAGCAGCAAAAGCGGCAGCTAAGTACG GAGCCGGTGTCCTGCCCGGGGCTGGCGGCATCCCTGGGGTGGGCGGTGTGGTGCCTGGCGTCGGCGTTGtcccaggagctggag TTGGAGGTCCTGCGGCTGCAGCGGCAGCAGCGAAGGCGGCGGCGAAGGCAGGAGCCTACG GTGCAGGGGTGCTGCCCGGTGTCGGCGGTGTGCCAGGCCTAGTGCCTGGTGTCGGTGGTGTCCCCGGCTTGGTGCCTGGTGTCGGAGGTGTCCCCGGGGTGGCAG GAGCTGGaacgccagcagcagcagcagcagcagcaaaggcagctaAGTATG GAGCCGGCGTTGGCGTTCCTGGTGTTGGTGTTCCTGGCATTGGTGGCGTGCCCGgtgtccccggtgtccccggCGTGCCTGGTGTCCCTGGCGTGGCTGGTGTCCCTGGTGTGGTGCCTGGTGTCGGAG TGGgtggcccagcagctgctgccgcAGCGAAGGCTGCAGCGAAAGCGGCCGCATTTG GAGCTGGTGTTCCTGGAATCGGAGTTCCTGGAGTCGGAGTTCCTGGAGTCGGTGTGCCTGGAGTTGGTGTGCCCGGAGTCGGAGTTCCTGGAGTTGGTGTGCCCGGAGTTGGTGTGCCCGGCGTCGGTGTGCCTGGTCTGGTACCCG gagCTGGCCCTGGTGCCGCCGCTGCTGCCAAAGCAGCCGCCAAAGCAGCCAAGTACG GGGTAGGTGGCCTGGCTCCTGGCGTGGGTGGCCTGGCTCCTGGCATAGGTGGCCTGGCTCCTGGTGTGGGTGGCCTGGCTCCTGGTGTGGGTGGCCTGGCCCCCGGCGTTGGAGGTGTCCCAG GAGTCGGaggtccagcagcagcagcaaaagcagcagccaagGCAGCCAAGTACG GTGCCGGTGTCGGAGGGGTGCCAGGCGCAGTGCCCGGTGGTCCCGGTGTGCCAGGAGTGACACCCGGTGTCGGCGGCGTCCCCGGGTTGGTGCCAGGCGTGGGGGTACCCGGTGCCGGCGTTCTCCCTGGGGCAG GCATCCCCCAAGTAGGGGTGCAGCCAGGTGCTAAGCCTCCCAAGTTCG GCGTTCCCGGGGCCGGAGTCCCAGGGGTCGGTGGCATCCCAG GTGGCCTCGGAGTTGGTGGCCTCGGAGTTGGTGGCCTCGGAGTTGGTGGCCTTGGTGCTGGTGGCCTTGGTGCTG ggctcttgtttccaggagctgctggaaaacCTCCCAAGCCAG GTTTTGGTGTTGGGGGACTG CCAGGGGCTGGAGTTCCCGGCTTTGGCGTGTCACCGATATTTCCAG GTGGGGTCGGCGGCCAGCTGGGATTTGGCG GGAAGCCCCCCCAGACCTTCGGAGGAGCCCTCGGGGCCCTGGGCTTTAGAG gTGGAGTCGGCTGCGCACAAGGGAAATACTGCGGGAGGAAGCGGAAGTAA
- the LOC118158123 gene encoding elastin-like isoform X8: MARQAAAPLLPGVLLLFSILPASQQGGVPGAIPGGGVPGGGFFPGAGVGGLGAGLGAGGKPLKPGVGGLGGLGPLGLQPGAAGLLPGGAFPGGVFPGAASAAALKAAAKAGAGLGGVGGVGVPGGLGVSAGAVVPPGGVQPGVGAAGKPPKVPGAGIPGAFPGGGVLPGAGVRFPGVGVLPGVPTGTGVKAKGPGAGAFAGIPGLGGFGGQQPGVPLGYPIKAPKLPGGYGLPYSTGKLPYGLGPGGIGAGLGAGKAGYPTGTGVGAQAAAAKAAAKYGAGVLPGAGGIPGVGGVVPGVGVVPGAGVGGPAAAAAAAKAAAKAGAYGAGVLPGVGGVPGLVPGVGGVPGLVPGVGGAGTPAAAAAAAKAAKYGAGVGVPGVGVPGIGGVPGVPGVPGVPGVPGVAGVPGVVPGVGVGGPAAAAAAKAAAKAAAFGAGVPGIGVPGVGVPGVGVPGVGVPGVGVPGVGVPGVGVPGVGVPGLVPGAGPGAAAAAKAAAKAAKYGVGGLAPGVGGLAPGIGGLAPGVGGLAPGVGGLAPGVGGVPGVGGPAAAAKAAAKAAKYGAGVGGVPGAVPGGPGVPGVTPGVGGVPGLVPGVGVPGAGVLPGAGIPQVGVQPGAKPPKFGVPGAGVPGVGGIPGGLGVGGLGVGGLGVGGLGAGGLGAGLLFPGAAGKPPKPGFGVGGLQPGAGVPGFGVSPIFPGGVGGQLGFGGKPPQTFGGALGALGFRGGVGCAQGKYCGRKRK, from the exons GGGTTCCTGGTGCTATCCCGGGAGGGGGAGTCCCAGGAGGAGGCTTTTTCCCAG GTGCTGGGGTCGGAGGTTTGGGAGCAG GGCTCGGGGCTGGAGGAAAACCTCTCAAACCAG GGGTCGGTGGCCTCGGGGGACTTGGCCCTCTTGGCCTCCAGCCAG GTGCTGCAGGTCTGCTCCCAGGAGGTGCCTTCCCCGGGGGCGTCTTCCCAGGTGCTGCATCCGCGGCCGCTCTTAAGGCTGCTGCGAAAGCTG GTGCTGGTCTTGGTGGCGTGGGTGGAGTTGGTGTTCCTGGAGGCCTCGGGGTCTCCGCAG GTGCTGTGGTGCCCCCAGGAGGGGTACAGCCTGGGGTCGGCGCGGCAGGGAAGCCCCCCAAAGTACCAG GTGCTGGCATTCCTGGAGCCTTCCCAGGCGGTGGCGTGCTCCCTGGCGCAG GTGTCCGCTTCCCTGGCGTAGGGGTGCTGCCCGGCGTTCCCACCGGCACCGGCGTCAAAGCGAAAGGTCCAG gagcaggagcctTCGCAGGAATCCCCG GACTGGGAGGCTTTGGAGGCCAGCAGCCCGGAGTCCCTCTGGGGTATCCCATCAAAGCTCCCAAGCTCCCAG GTGGCTATGGATTGCCCTACAGCACTGGTAAGCTGCCCTATG GTCTCGGACCTGGTGGGATAGGAGCAGGACTTGGTGCTGGAAAGGCTGGGTACCCCACTGGGACGG GAGTTGGAGCACAGGCGGCAGCAGCAAAAGCGGCAGCTAAGTACG GAGCCGGTGTCCTGCCCGGGGCTGGCGGCATCCCTGGGGTGGGCGGTGTGGTGCCTGGCGTCGGCGTTGtcccaggagctggag TTGGAGGTCCTGCGGCTGCAGCGGCAGCAGCGAAGGCGGCGGCGAAGGCAGGAGCCTACG GTGCAGGGGTGCTGCCCGGTGTCGGCGGTGTGCCAGGCCTAGTGCCTGGTGTCGGTGGTGTCCCCGGCTTGGTGCCTGGTGTCGGAG GAGCTGGaacgccagcagcagcagcagcagcagcaaaggcagctaAGTATG GAGCCGGCGTTGGCGTTCCTGGTGTTGGTGTTCCTGGCATTGGTGGCGTGCCCGgtgtccccggtgtccccggCGTGCCTGGTGTCCCTGGCGTGGCTGGTGTCCCTGGTGTGGTGCCTGGTGTCGGAG TGGgtggcccagcagctgctgccgcAGCGAAGGCTGCAGCGAAAGCGGCCGCATTTG GAGCTGGTGTTCCTGGAATCGGAGTTCCTGGAGTCGGAGTTCCTGGAGTCGGTGTGCCTGGAGTTGGTGTGCCCGGAGTCGGAGTTCCTGGAGTTGGTGTGCCCGGAGTTGGTGTGCCCGGCGTCGGTGTGCCTGGTCTGGTACCCG gagCTGGCCCTGGTGCCGCCGCTGCTGCCAAAGCAGCCGCCAAAGCAGCCAAGTACG GGGTAGGTGGCCTGGCTCCTGGCGTGGGTGGCCTGGCTCCTGGCATAGGTGGCCTGGCTCCTGGTGTGGGTGGCCTGGCTCCTGGTGTGGGTGGCCTGGCCCCCGGCGTTGGAGGTGTCCCAG GAGTCGGaggtccagcagcagcagcaaaagcagcagccaagGCAGCCAAGTACG GTGCCGGTGTCGGAGGGGTGCCAGGCGCAGTGCCCGGTGGTCCCGGTGTGCCAGGAGTGACACCCGGTGTCGGCGGCGTCCCCGGGTTGGTGCCAGGCGTGGGGGTACCCGGTGCCGGCGTTCTCCCTGGGGCAG GCATCCCCCAAGTAGGGGTGCAGCCAGGTGCTAAGCCTCCCAAGTTCG GCGTTCCCGGGGCCGGAGTCCCAGGGGTCGGTGGCATCCCAG GTGGCCTCGGAGTTGGTGGCCTCGGAGTTGGTGGCCTCGGAGTTGGTGGCCTTGGTGCTGGTGGCCTTGGTGCTG ggctcttgtttccaggagctgctggaaaacCTCCCAAGCCAG GTTTTGGTGTTGGGGGACTGCAGCCAG GGGCTGGAGTTCCCGGCTTTGGCGTGTCACCGATATTTCCAG GTGGGGTCGGCGGCCAGCTGGGATTTGGCG GGAAGCCCCCCCAGACCTTCGGAGGAGCCCTCGGGGCCCTGGGCTTTAGAG gTGGAGTCGGCTGCGCACAAGGGAAATACTGCGGGAGGAAGCGGAAGTAA
- the LOC118158123 gene encoding elastin-like isoform X7, which yields MARQAAAPLLPGVLLLFSILPASQQGGVPGAIPGGGVPGGGFFPGAGVGGLGAGLGAGGKPLKPGVGGLGGLGPLGLQPGAAGLLPGGAFPGGVFPGAASAAALKAAAKAGAGLGGVGGVGVPGGLGVSAGAVVPPGGVQPGVGAAGKPPKVPGAGIPGAFPGGGVLPGAGVRFPGVGVLPGVPTGTGVKAKGPGAGAFAGIPGLGGFGGQQPGVPLGYPIKAPKLPGGYGLPYSTGKLPYGLGPGGIGAGLGAGKAGYPTGTGVGAQAAAAKAAAKYGAGVLPGAGGIPGVGGVVPGVGVVPGAGVGGPAAAAAAAKAAAKAGAYGAGVLPGVGGVPGLVPGVGGVPGLVPGVGGVPGVAGAGTPAAAAAAAKAAKYGAGVGVPGVGVPGIGGVPGVPGVPGVPGVPGVAGVPGVVPGVGVGGPAAAAAAKAAAKAAAFGAGVPGIGVPGVGVPGVGVPGVGVPGVGVPGVGVPGVGVPGVGVPGLVPGAGPGAAAAAKAAAKAAKYGVGGLAPGVGGLAPGIGGLAPGVGGLAPGVGGLAPGVGGVPGVGGPAAAAKAAAKAAKYGAGVGGVPGAVPGGPGVPGVTPGVGGVPGLVPGVGVPGAGVLPGAGIPQVGVQPGAKPPKFGVPGAGVPGVGGIPGGLGVGGLGVGGLGVGGLGAGLLFPGAAGKPPKPGFGVGGLPGAGVPGFGVSPIFPGGVGGQLGFGGKPPQTFGGALGALGFRGGVGCAQGKYCGRKRK from the exons GGGTTCCTGGTGCTATCCCGGGAGGGGGAGTCCCAGGAGGAGGCTTTTTCCCAG GTGCTGGGGTCGGAGGTTTGGGAGCAG GGCTCGGGGCTGGAGGAAAACCTCTCAAACCAG GGGTCGGTGGCCTCGGGGGACTTGGCCCTCTTGGCCTCCAGCCAG GTGCTGCAGGTCTGCTCCCAGGAGGTGCCTTCCCCGGGGGCGTCTTCCCAGGTGCTGCATCCGCGGCCGCTCTTAAGGCTGCTGCGAAAGCTG GTGCTGGTCTTGGTGGCGTGGGTGGAGTTGGTGTTCCTGGAGGCCTCGGGGTCTCCGCAG GTGCTGTGGTGCCCCCAGGAGGGGTACAGCCTGGGGTCGGCGCGGCAGGGAAGCCCCCCAAAGTACCAG GTGCTGGCATTCCTGGAGCCTTCCCAGGCGGTGGCGTGCTCCCTGGCGCAG GTGTCCGCTTCCCTGGCGTAGGGGTGCTGCCCGGCGTTCCCACCGGCACCGGCGTCAAAGCGAAAGGTCCAG gagcaggagcctTCGCAGGAATCCCCG GACTGGGAGGCTTTGGAGGCCAGCAGCCCGGAGTCCCTCTGGGGTATCCCATCAAAGCTCCCAAGCTCCCAG GTGGCTATGGATTGCCCTACAGCACTGGTAAGCTGCCCTATG GTCTCGGACCTGGTGGGATAGGAGCAGGACTTGGTGCTGGAAAGGCTGGGTACCCCACTGGGACGG GAGTTGGAGCACAGGCGGCAGCAGCAAAAGCGGCAGCTAAGTACG GAGCCGGTGTCCTGCCCGGGGCTGGCGGCATCCCTGGGGTGGGCGGTGTGGTGCCTGGCGTCGGCGTTGtcccaggagctggag TTGGAGGTCCTGCGGCTGCAGCGGCAGCAGCGAAGGCGGCGGCGAAGGCAGGAGCCTACG GTGCAGGGGTGCTGCCCGGTGTCGGCGGTGTGCCAGGCCTAGTGCCTGGTGTCGGTGGTGTCCCCGGCTTGGTGCCTGGTGTCGGAGGTGTCCCCGGGGTGGCAG GAGCTGGaacgccagcagcagcagcagcagcagcaaaggcagctaAGTATG GAGCCGGCGTTGGCGTTCCTGGTGTTGGTGTTCCTGGCATTGGTGGCGTGCCCGgtgtccccggtgtccccggCGTGCCTGGTGTCCCTGGCGTGGCTGGTGTCCCTGGTGTGGTGCCTGGTGTCGGAG TGGgtggcccagcagctgctgccgcAGCGAAGGCTGCAGCGAAAGCGGCCGCATTTG GAGCTGGTGTTCCTGGAATCGGAGTTCCTGGAGTCGGAGTTCCTGGAGTCGGTGTGCCTGGAGTTGGTGTGCCCGGAGTCGGAGTTCCTGGAGTTGGTGTGCCCGGAGTTGGTGTGCCCGGCGTCGGTGTGCCTGGTCTGGTACCCG gagCTGGCCCTGGTGCCGCCGCTGCTGCCAAAGCAGCCGCCAAAGCAGCCAAGTACG GGGTAGGTGGCCTGGCTCCTGGCGTGGGTGGCCTGGCTCCTGGCATAGGTGGCCTGGCTCCTGGTGTGGGTGGCCTGGCTCCTGGTGTGGGTGGCCTGGCCCCCGGCGTTGGAGGTGTCCCAG GAGTCGGaggtccagcagcagcagcaaaagcagcagccaagGCAGCCAAGTACG GTGCCGGTGTCGGAGGGGTGCCAGGCGCAGTGCCCGGTGGTCCCGGTGTGCCAGGAGTGACACCCGGTGTCGGCGGCGTCCCCGGGTTGGTGCCAGGCGTGGGGGTACCCGGTGCCGGCGTTCTCCCTGGGGCAG GCATCCCCCAAGTAGGGGTGCAGCCAGGTGCTAAGCCTCCCAAGTTCG GCGTTCCCGGGGCCGGAGTCCCAGGGGTCGGTGGCATCCCAG GTGGCCTCGGAGTTGGTGGCCTCGGAGTTGGTGGCCTCGGAGTTGGTGGCCTTGGTGCTG ggctcttgtttccaggagctgctggaaaacCTCCCAAGCCAG GTTTTGGTGTTGGGGGACTG CCAGGGGCTGGAGTTCCCGGCTTTGGCGTGTCACCGATATTTCCAG GTGGGGTCGGCGGCCAGCTGGGATTTGGCG GGAAGCCCCCCCAGACCTTCGGAGGAGCCCTCGGGGCCCTGGGCTTTAGAG gTGGAGTCGGCTGCGCACAAGGGAAATACTGCGGGAGGAAGCGGAAGTAA
- the LOC118158123 gene encoding elastin-like isoform X13, producing MARQAAAPLLPGVLLLFSILPASQQGGVPGAIPGGGVPGGGFFPGAGVGGLGAGLGAGGKPLKPGVGGLGGLGPLGLQPGAAGLLPGGAFPGGVFPGAASAAALKAAAKAGAGLGGVGGVGVPGGLGVSAGAVVPPGGVQPGVGAAGKPPKVPGAGIPGAFPGGGVLPGAGVRFPGVGVLPGVPTGTGVKAKGPGAGAFAGIPGLGGFGGQQPGVPLGYPIKAPKLPGGYGLPYSTGKLPYGLGPGGIGAGLGAGKAGYPTGTGVGAQAAAAKAAAKYGAGVLPGAGGIPGVGGVVPGVGVVPGAGGAGVLPGVGGVPGLVPGVGGVPGLVPGVGGVPGVAGAGTPAAAAAAAKAAKYGAGVGVPGVGVPGIGGVPGVPGVPGVPGVPGVAGVPGVVPGVGVGGPAAAAAAKAAAKAAAFGAGVPGIGVPGVGVPGVGVPGVGVPGVGVPGVGVPGVGVPGVGVPGLVPGAGPGAAAAAKAAAKAAKYGVGGLAPGVGGLAPGIGGLAPGVGGLAPGVGGLAPGVGGVPGVGGPAAAAKAAAKAAKYGAGVGGVPGAVPGGPGVPGVTPGVGGVPGLVPGVGVPGAGVLPGAGIPQVGVQPGAKPPKFGVPGAGVPGVGGIPGGLGVGGLGVGGLGVGGLGAGGLGAGLLFPGAAGKPPKPGFGVGGLQPGAGVPGFGVSPIFPGGVGGQLGFGGKPPQTFGGALGALGFRGGVGCAQGKYCGRKRK from the exons GGGTTCCTGGTGCTATCCCGGGAGGGGGAGTCCCAGGAGGAGGCTTTTTCCCAG GTGCTGGGGTCGGAGGTTTGGGAGCAG GGCTCGGGGCTGGAGGAAAACCTCTCAAACCAG GGGTCGGTGGCCTCGGGGGACTTGGCCCTCTTGGCCTCCAGCCAG GTGCTGCAGGTCTGCTCCCAGGAGGTGCCTTCCCCGGGGGCGTCTTCCCAGGTGCTGCATCCGCGGCCGCTCTTAAGGCTGCTGCGAAAGCTG GTGCTGGTCTTGGTGGCGTGGGTGGAGTTGGTGTTCCTGGAGGCCTCGGGGTCTCCGCAG GTGCTGTGGTGCCCCCAGGAGGGGTACAGCCTGGGGTCGGCGCGGCAGGGAAGCCCCCCAAAGTACCAG GTGCTGGCATTCCTGGAGCCTTCCCAGGCGGTGGCGTGCTCCCTGGCGCAG GTGTCCGCTTCCCTGGCGTAGGGGTGCTGCCCGGCGTTCCCACCGGCACCGGCGTCAAAGCGAAAGGTCCAG gagcaggagcctTCGCAGGAATCCCCG GACTGGGAGGCTTTGGAGGCCAGCAGCCCGGAGTCCCTCTGGGGTATCCCATCAAAGCTCCCAAGCTCCCAG GTGGCTATGGATTGCCCTACAGCACTGGTAAGCTGCCCTATG GTCTCGGACCTGGTGGGATAGGAGCAGGACTTGGTGCTGGAAAGGCTGGGTACCCCACTGGGACGG GAGTTGGAGCACAGGCGGCAGCAGCAAAAGCGGCAGCTAAGTACG GAGCCGGTGTCCTGCCCGGGGCTGGCGGCATCCCTGGGGTGGGCGGTGTGGTGCCTGGCGTCGGCGTTGtcccaggagctggag GTGCAGGGGTGCTGCCCGGTGTCGGCGGTGTGCCAGGCCTAGTGCCTGGTGTCGGTGGTGTCCCCGGCTTGGTGCCTGGTGTCGGAGGTGTCCCCGGGGTGGCAG GAGCTGGaacgccagcagcagcagcagcagcagcaaaggcagctaAGTATG GAGCCGGCGTTGGCGTTCCTGGTGTTGGTGTTCCTGGCATTGGTGGCGTGCCCGgtgtccccggtgtccccggCGTGCCTGGTGTCCCTGGCGTGGCTGGTGTCCCTGGTGTGGTGCCTGGTGTCGGAG TGGgtggcccagcagctgctgccgcAGCGAAGGCTGCAGCGAAAGCGGCCGCATTTG GAGCTGGTGTTCCTGGAATCGGAGTTCCTGGAGTCGGAGTTCCTGGAGTCGGTGTGCCTGGAGTTGGTGTGCCCGGAGTCGGAGTTCCTGGAGTTGGTGTGCCCGGAGTTGGTGTGCCCGGCGTCGGTGTGCCTGGTCTGGTACCCG gagCTGGCCCTGGTGCCGCCGCTGCTGCCAAAGCAGCCGCCAAAGCAGCCAAGTACG GGGTAGGTGGCCTGGCTCCTGGCGTGGGTGGCCTGGCTCCTGGCATAGGTGGCCTGGCTCCTGGTGTGGGTGGCCTGGCTCCTGGTGTGGGTGGCCTGGCCCCCGGCGTTGGAGGTGTCCCAG GAGTCGGaggtccagcagcagcagcaaaagcagcagccaagGCAGCCAAGTACG GTGCCGGTGTCGGAGGGGTGCCAGGCGCAGTGCCCGGTGGTCCCGGTGTGCCAGGAGTGACACCCGGTGTCGGCGGCGTCCCCGGGTTGGTGCCAGGCGTGGGGGTACCCGGTGCCGGCGTTCTCCCTGGGGCAG GCATCCCCCAAGTAGGGGTGCAGCCAGGTGCTAAGCCTCCCAAGTTCG GCGTTCCCGGGGCCGGAGTCCCAGGGGTCGGTGGCATCCCAG GTGGCCTCGGAGTTGGTGGCCTCGGAGTTGGTGGCCTCGGAGTTGGTGGCCTTGGTGCTGGTGGCCTTGGTGCTG ggctcttgtttccaggagctgctggaaaacCTCCCAAGCCAG GTTTTGGTGTTGGGGGACTGCAGCCAG GGGCTGGAGTTCCCGGCTTTGGCGTGTCACCGATATTTCCAG GTGGGGTCGGCGGCCAGCTGGGATTTGGCG GGAAGCCCCCCCAGACCTTCGGAGGAGCCCTCGGGGCCCTGGGCTTTAGAG gTGGAGTCGGCTGCGCACAAGGGAAATACTGCGGGAGGAAGCGGAAGTAA
- the LOC118158123 gene encoding elastin-like isoform X10, translating into MARQAAAPLLPGVLLLFSILPASQQGGVPGAIPGGGVPGGGFFPGAGVGGLGAGLGAGGKPLKPGAAGLLPGGAFPGGVFPGAASAAALKAAAKAGAGLGGVGGVGVPGGLGVSAGAVVPPGGVQPGVGAAGKPPKVPGAGIPGAFPGGGVLPGAGVRFPGVGVLPGVPTGTGVKAKGPGAGAFAGIPGLGGFGGQQPGVPLGYPIKAPKLPGGYGLPYSTGKLPYGLGPGGIGAGLGAGKAGYPTGTGVGAQAAAAKAAAKYGAGVLPGAGGIPGVGGVVPGVGVVPGAGVGGPAAAAAAAKAAAKAGAYGAGVLPGVGGVPGLVPGVGGVPGLVPGVGGVPGVAGAGTPAAAAAAAKAAKYGAGVGVPGVGVPGIGGVPGVPGVPGVPGVPGVAGVPGVVPGVGVGGPAAAAAAKAAAKAAAFGAGVPGIGVPGVGVPGVGVPGVGVPGVGVPGVGVPGVGVPGVGVPGLVPGAGPGAAAAAKAAAKAAKYGVGGLAPGVGGLAPGIGGLAPGVGGLAPGVGGLAPGVGGVPGVGGPAAAAKAAAKAAKYGAGVGGVPGAVPGGPGVPGVTPGVGGVPGLVPGVGVPGAGVLPGAGIPQVGVQPGAKPPKFGVPGAGVPGVGGIPGGLGVGGLGVGGLGVGGLGAGGLGAGLLFPGAAGKPPKPGFGVGGLQPGAGVPGFGVSPIFPGGVGGQLGFGGKPPQTFGGALGALGFRGGVGCAQGKYCGRKRK; encoded by the exons GGGTTCCTGGTGCTATCCCGGGAGGGGGAGTCCCAGGAGGAGGCTTTTTCCCAG GTGCTGGGGTCGGAGGTTTGGGAGCAG GGCTCGGGGCTGGAGGAAAACCTCTCAAACCAG GTGCTGCAGGTCTGCTCCCAGGAGGTGCCTTCCCCGGGGGCGTCTTCCCAGGTGCTGCATCCGCGGCCGCTCTTAAGGCTGCTGCGAAAGCTG GTGCTGGTCTTGGTGGCGTGGGTGGAGTTGGTGTTCCTGGAGGCCTCGGGGTCTCCGCAG GTGCTGTGGTGCCCCCAGGAGGGGTACAGCCTGGGGTCGGCGCGGCAGGGAAGCCCCCCAAAGTACCAG GTGCTGGCATTCCTGGAGCCTTCCCAGGCGGTGGCGTGCTCCCTGGCGCAG GTGTCCGCTTCCCTGGCGTAGGGGTGCTGCCCGGCGTTCCCACCGGCACCGGCGTCAAAGCGAAAGGTCCAG gagcaggagcctTCGCAGGAATCCCCG GACTGGGAGGCTTTGGAGGCCAGCAGCCCGGAGTCCCTCTGGGGTATCCCATCAAAGCTCCCAAGCTCCCAG GTGGCTATGGATTGCCCTACAGCACTGGTAAGCTGCCCTATG GTCTCGGACCTGGTGGGATAGGAGCAGGACTTGGTGCTGGAAAGGCTGGGTACCCCACTGGGACGG GAGTTGGAGCACAGGCGGCAGCAGCAAAAGCGGCAGCTAAGTACG GAGCCGGTGTCCTGCCCGGGGCTGGCGGCATCCCTGGGGTGGGCGGTGTGGTGCCTGGCGTCGGCGTTGtcccaggagctggag TTGGAGGTCCTGCGGCTGCAGCGGCAGCAGCGAAGGCGGCGGCGAAGGCAGGAGCCTACG GTGCAGGGGTGCTGCCCGGTGTCGGCGGTGTGCCAGGCCTAGTGCCTGGTGTCGGTGGTGTCCCCGGCTTGGTGCCTGGTGTCGGAGGTGTCCCCGGGGTGGCAG GAGCTGGaacgccagcagcagcagcagcagcagcaaaggcagctaAGTATG GAGCCGGCGTTGGCGTTCCTGGTGTTGGTGTTCCTGGCATTGGTGGCGTGCCCGgtgtccccggtgtccccggCGTGCCTGGTGTCCCTGGCGTGGCTGGTGTCCCTGGTGTGGTGCCTGGTGTCGGAG TGGgtggcccagcagctgctgccgcAGCGAAGGCTGCAGCGAAAGCGGCCGCATTTG GAGCTGGTGTTCCTGGAATCGGAGTTCCTGGAGTCGGAGTTCCTGGAGTCGGTGTGCCTGGAGTTGGTGTGCCCGGAGTCGGAGTTCCTGGAGTTGGTGTGCCCGGAGTTGGTGTGCCCGGCGTCGGTGTGCCTGGTCTGGTACCCG gagCTGGCCCTGGTGCCGCCGCTGCTGCCAAAGCAGCCGCCAAAGCAGCCAAGTACG GGGTAGGTGGCCTGGCTCCTGGCGTGGGTGGCCTGGCTCCTGGCATAGGTGGCCTGGCTCCTGGTGTGGGTGGCCTGGCTCCTGGTGTGGGTGGCCTGGCCCCCGGCGTTGGAGGTGTCCCAG GAGTCGGaggtccagcagcagcagcaaaagcagcagccaagGCAGCCAAGTACG GTGCCGGTGTCGGAGGGGTGCCAGGCGCAGTGCCCGGTGGTCCCGGTGTGCCAGGAGTGACACCCGGTGTCGGCGGCGTCCCCGGGTTGGTGCCAGGCGTGGGGGTACCCGGTGCCGGCGTTCTCCCTGGGGCAG GCATCCCCCAAGTAGGGGTGCAGCCAGGTGCTAAGCCTCCCAAGTTCG GCGTTCCCGGGGCCGGAGTCCCAGGGGTCGGTGGCATCCCAG GTGGCCTCGGAGTTGGTGGCCTCGGAGTTGGTGGCCTCGGAGTTGGTGGCCTTGGTGCTGGTGGCCTTGGTGCTG ggctcttgtttccaggagctgctggaaaacCTCCCAAGCCAG GTTTTGGTGTTGGGGGACTGCAGCCAG GGGCTGGAGTTCCCGGCTTTGGCGTGTCACCGATATTTCCAG GTGGGGTCGGCGGCCAGCTGGGATTTGGCG GGAAGCCCCCCCAGACCTTCGGAGGAGCCCTCGGGGCCCTGGGCTTTAGAG gTGGAGTCGGCTGCGCACAAGGGAAATACTGCGGGAGGAAGCGGAAGTAA